One Labilithrix sp. genomic window, TCGTCGGTGAGGGAGTCGAACCCTCTACGCGCAGCGTTTCAGACTGCCGCTCTACCACTTGAGCTTACCGACGTAGTTTCTTCGAAGTCGCCGCCCGAAGGCGGGCGCGGCGGAAGTTGGAGGACTCGAACCTCGATCGGCGTTCAGCCGACCGCACTGCTTTCCAAGCAGGCTCCGCGCCTCGCGGATCCACCTTCCATTCATCGTTCGGTCAGGACGGCAGGATTCGAACCTGCGCTCTTCAGTCCCCCAGACTGACGCTTTTGCCAGGCTAAGCTACGCCCTGAATAGTTGGTCCAGTTTATGTCGTCGTGGACCAGGACGCGGGAGCTCCGCAGCGTGTTCATCGCCGCTCACACCTCAGGCCGAGAGCGGAGCCGGCTCCTGGAAGCCGTCGCAGTACGGCTGCCAGGTCTCCGGCAGGGCCCCGTCCGAGAGGCGGATGGGCGGGACGACGGGGAGCGAGGTCGGCTTCTTCGGCTGCCGCAGCAGCTTCATGCCGGCCTGCTCGGGCGTGCGGCTTCCCTTCCGATCGTTGCACGGGTAGCAGGAGGTGACGATGTTCTCCCAGACGGTCTTTCCTCCCTGCACACGAGGGACGACGTGGTCGTAGTTCAGCTGCTTGAGAGTCTTCTTCTCGCCGCAGTACTGGCACCGGAACTTGTCCCGGGTGAACACGTTCACGCGGGAGAACCGGACAGACTGCTTCGTCGACACGGACCCCTTCTTCAGCCGGACGACGGCGGGGGTGAGCATCGTCGCGCTCGGGCCGCGGAGCTCCGCGTCCCAGGTCTCGATGACTTCGACCTTGCCGAGGTAGGTGAGGACGACGGCACGCTGCCAGGAGATGATTTTGTGGGGCGCCATCCAGGGGGTCAGCATCAGCGTTTGCATGGGGACTACCTTTTCTTTCTCGGTTTCACGGATGATCTCCTTGTCGGAGGGTTGAGAAAGAATCGGTTCTGCTGCTCAGGATGATCGC contains:
- a CDS encoding HNH endonuclease; translated protein: MQTLMLTPWMAPHKIISWQRAVVLTYLGKVEVIETWDAELRGPSATMLTPAVVRLKKGSVSTKQSVRFSRVNVFTRDKFRCQYCGEKKTLKQLNYDHVVPRVQGGKTVWENIVTSCYPCNDRKGSRTPEQAGMKLLRQPKKPTSLPVVPPIRLSDGALPETWQPYCDGFQEPAPLSA